In Melanotaenia boesemani isolate fMelBoe1 chromosome 5, fMelBoe1.pri, whole genome shotgun sequence, the DNA window TAACCCCAAATCTTATTATACAAAAAACTCCGCATGCGTACGGAGCATTTAGTGTACCTACAAATTCAAAAGTCCACTTCCAGGGCTTATTATTACATCCATTTATGGATCTGTCACCAAATACAACTGTAAACTACAAAGTACACAAAGTTAAGGCCACATACTTAAAAACTTAGTTAGGATACAGTCTACCGCCTCTTGTGTTTGTCTTGGGCTTATCCAATTCAAAGTGCTACACAGGGTCCATTTCTCAAAGTCCAGACTCTCTAAGATACATCTGGAAGTGGAGGTTAAGTGTGACAAATGCCATGGCTGTCCTTGTCACCTTAGTTATATGTTTTGTCTTTGCCCTAATCTGTTTGCTTTTTGGACAGGTTACTTTATTATTTCCACTGTTCTTGGAATAGTGTTCTCCTGCGTCACTAAATAGTAGGGAGGTGCACGAATAGTCGAATAATCGATTAGTTGAAACGGCGCACAAAGAcggctttcttttttttaaagttgacgTTTTGTTTGGAGCAGTTATGTGTCATTGTGCAGAAACatgatggtgtttacagcgctGCATTAAAAGAACAGCATGGCTGGAAAGGAGAAGAGGCGCACAGCGCAGGAGTCAGGGCAGTAGGGAGGGGAAGGGGGAATGTCGGAGCAGAGAAAGTTGCAGTGAGAAAACTTTTGCTACAAGCTTCATTAATAAACACCAAacagctctgctagttccagcagagttgcttgtctgcttcaccactgcttcGTAAAGGAAAAGGAGCTAAGCCTTAGCTGctgcttcacccaggagtaatcacctctccccagccacttgAGCTTGGCGTGGAGGAGGAAAGTTTAGCAGCCGTTTCTGTCAGAGTTTTCAACGATAGTGGAGGCAACCGACTAGAGCAGCAGGGTTACTAATCCCAAGAGCAAAAAGACGAGATggaaagatgaggaaaataactgcttttgttgttgcttaACGCTCCTGTGGGTGCGGTGTTTAGCTCACGCAGCATAGCAGCCGCTAGCCTATATAAAACAACCAACCCAGGTTTGATACCGACATCttcctgacccactttctcatctacctgctgaatAATAAAGGACACTAAAGCacaaacaatgttaaaaatataaccaTGTAAAACACACTTGTTTATGGAACACACGCAATACACAAATGACATCTCATACACGTTTTTCTATTTGaggataaagtatttttttcccccattccATTACTGATGACGTCGATCACTCTTAATATTGTAGTATGTAGCAGCACCCATAATGTGCACACTAACCTGTCACTGTCACAGTGGAAGGTCCCTGGCTGGCACACAGTGCAGTCCCTCTCATCACTGCCATCAGCACACTCCAGTTGGTAGTTACATCTCTTGGTCACCTCGTAACACAGCGGTCTGCCAGCAAAATGGTTGGACACCGCTGCTCTCTGTCCGGCCACTCCGCATGCAAACTGGTTCTGGCTGCAGCCCCCACAACCTTGCTCATCCTTCCCAGTCTCAGAACAGTCCCATCTCCCATCACAGCGCTGCTCCTGGGTAAAGCaacctcctgctgctcctccacaccGACCTTCCCATGGAGGACAGTAAGTGCCTACATGGAATGTAGCCTTAAAACCGCTCCCCATCGAGCCAGGAAGTCTCTCATAAGCTAGAGACAGCACACCAGTGTGGGACTCAACTTGGACTGGCTTGTAATTGGATGCACTGGTGATCTGTCAAAGGCAAAGAGGAGGCACTGTGTCACCAAaaggatttgttttgttttttagcaaaaaagtttttaaaaatatttggtgaAGTATACTCACATTTTTGATAATGTCTCCTTTGCCTTCCTCTCTGTTGTAGATGGTGAGCCTATCCCCTGACCCCAGGGTCAGCTGCTGCAGGTCCAATCTTAGTGGCCTGGAGTCCTGAGGGTCCAGAGTCCAAACACAGAACTGCCTAAGACCACGCGAGGATGGAGGGGAGAAGGTCCCATAAAAGGTCTGAAGAAGCCCCCCGCAAGGCCACTCAATGGGAGTGGGAGTCACAGTAAGCTTCTTTTGCGTCACAGGCTGCTCTTGATCTGTTCTATCCTTCTCACTCTCCGGGAACCAGAAATCCCTGTAAGCATACCCATCAGTTGGTCTAACTGAGCTCTGAGTTTTCTCAGTGACTTTAGGTCTCCCTAAGTTCCAATCATTGTTCATATCTGAAGATGACACAGCCTCAGTTATTGGGTGGATGTAGTCCATGTCGTCATCACAGCCCAGTTCATCCGTGCCGATGCCTTCACCAAGACACTCTACCTGCCCGTTACAGCGCCAGGAGAGGGGGAGGCACCGACCCCCGAGGCATTTAAAAGAGGTCTGTGGGCAGTCGCCTGAGTCTGGACAATAGTAAACAGAAGtggatgaaaatgaaacatttaaaagacttttttgGATGGTAAGAACTGGAACTTGTAAGAAATTTTTTGTAAGAAATTGAGAAAGTAGATgctacattattattataatcattatcataCCTCTGGCATAGTTTAGTAGAAACGACGACACTGGGAACAGGTGCGGGAGAAAATGGTGCACCACCGTAATATTTCCCCCTGGGAACTCCAATGGCTGTGGCAGCTTGGAGCCACAAAGAACAAGTGGCTCACCCCCAGTTGACGATTTTATAGAAACCCATTCCTTCTTACACCGTGCTGAGAACTGAGAGAAGCTGAGGAGgatttgcaaaaagaaaaagaagcacatCAGTGCACAAGCAAACCTTCCCTTCCTCAAACAAAATAGTAAGCCACGAAccatcagaaaaaaatccactaCCTCAATACCTTCAAtatggcaaaaacaaaacaaaaaagcaacaacattCCAATCACCTTTACCTTAGTCTATAATTATCCCAGCTGGCATGAAGCAAGTAACTATGAGGAATGCCATTTCTGTGAGCTTTGATAGAAAGACTGTACAAATTAAAACTTCTCAGAATCTGTACCTGAGAACGATGGGTTCCTTGTCTGAACCTTTGATGACCCAGCAGTCATAAGTTGAGCCAAAGCGGTAGGACCAGCTGTGGTAAGCAGAACTCCTGATCTCTCCCACTTTACTGTCTATGACCTGAGGCAGATGCCCACAGTGGgctaagaaacaaaataaagagtaacagataaatacatatacatttgtataaaaatatacttttaacTTTGTGAGACGGGACATGAAAGTAAGCAGCAACAcccattttgtttaattttcataaagatGTCACTCATAAAAGTTAATCAGGATTTATTGTCATAATCATAAGGTGGTAAGATATTAAACAGGAATACAACATTGAAAAAATCGTTTCATAACATCTGCAGATCACGTGATTTACTGCCAATTAATTTCACTCCTTACCAAAGCTGAGGGCAGGCTCAAAATGGCTGCATGCTACAGAggaaataagcaaaaaaaaaagtcacattcaGGAGGGTGTTTTTCAAACAGCTGACAGATTCTCAATGTTATAcaacatgaaatataaaaacgtGACCTTTGGCTAATAAACATATAAGACCAAGCCACTAGAATAAATTCACTGTGTGTAGTCGCTCACCTGTTATGGAGAAAACTAGAAGTGCGCATAGTTTGTGACTGACTGTCATTGTGGTAATGGTCCTCCTCtaaatagtttaaaattaattaaaaaataaaactttggaggtttaaaaatgtatatctAGTAGATGTCAGTTAAGCTCCATTTCAGGAGGCTTCGTTCAGGAAGACTTGGCCTgcaaagtgaaagtaaaaaggATGAGTGAAAAGCCTGTTAAAACGCTGACTGTGGGTCTAAACCCAGCTATGAACTCCACCTGACAGCATCAAAGGATTTTgtaaaaacaagcttttttttaaatatttttccataTTAGCTAATTGTTTCTTCCACAATCAAAAATCCCGATGATTATCATGGCTACAAGATACTGGAAACAtcttaaatctaaatattactttacattttattctcaTGCATGGCTATATGAAATTaggaaaggaaaaaatgatTATTCATTACTCTGATGACTCCAGAAGTACATaacaatttaaaacacacacaactcatAATAGGCTCTTTCACATACATGAAGTACATGTACTCCCCTGACCCACCCTACcccattctgcacaaacatgaactAGTATACCTAGTTACTGTCTCTtaactgaatgtaggtataaaaatatcaataggatgaaaacatctggcttgacgctgctTTAAGGAAgtaatatcttggggatccattcACACCAaaagccagcccacccatgaccacaaaAGGTGCCACCACAGCAATCACCCAGATCATTTAAGCTTGccgcagaagacggatatgcaGACCTAAGACATTTATGTGCGTAACTGGTGCGTTTTCAGGGGCCTTGCAGATCcgtcagtgttgagcagtattgctgacatgcgaccagcaaaagaaacaaaccataGAAGAcgaggagcaggagagagaagaagaacacAACGACAAGGACAACTGTAGAGATGGTGATAGCTTTTGAAGAGAGGCTCCACACTACAGCCACAAAGCTGCAGTGCAGGCCCCCCAGACATGGGCAGTCACCATGACAAAAAACCCTGCAGACCGAGCGGGCAAAGCTCTGGTGTGAAGGATCCtcaggaggaaaacactggagttaaaaagtaataagtagataaaaacatttttaaaacaataaaaataggtAAGcgtgacaagaataaaaatacagataaagaaGCAgctataagctaagctaaaaagggaGGTCTacagcttcttttaaaaaacagcaacagtctCTTGAACCCCccgaggttctctggcaggctgttccacagtcaaGGGCCATAGTGATGTAACGAGAACTCACCATCAGTTTGGGTTCTGACttttggaacaactaaaaggccgtATTTATaagaaactaaataatttaGGGAGAAGCACATTATCCAACATCCCATGGTGGTCTTTTCTGTCTTCAGTGGCATTCGGATCCATCCTCACACTCATCAACCATAACTTTGTGGAGCTGATTTAAATAATCTAACAAGACCGTCGCAagttgaaattaatttaaatgaaaattactttattaattcctggGTGGAACTGCAATTTGCAGGTTACaagacaaacataaaattatGTCAGACAGATATATCCCATTGATTAATGAAATCACAACCATCCAGTTTTCATCCATGTCATGTTGAATTTAAGTTGTAGTGTGCCGTTTTTGAGTTATTTGGCCAAACTTGACATTATTCTTCCAGCTAGACAACTGCTACTCATTATCTTTTCAATGCCTGTCAGGTATTCACGTTAAAATACTAataactcaaaaataaaaatgcttattGCCAAATGGTAAACTtgatatgcaaaaaaaaaaaaaaacatatcaggCATTTCGCTTGtgctatttttttcttgttatacaaaattagaaaaagaacaaataaagttAGGTTGTACCTGTTTATTTCAACCGTGAAAGATTGTTCTACATTAGTTGTTTTATGCCATTTAACAACTAATTAGATTGCATCCAAATAAAATTTGATACTTGTACTTCCTACTCATGGTACAATCGGTTTCAACCATTTTCTGACAACGTTAACTATATTAAAAAAGGGGACGTGAACTTTTCATCTGCTCCTCCCAAAATCACTGtctaataaaactgataaacCATCACATATTTTTTGATCACCGTGGTGTGCCAGATCAGGAAAGTACAAGACAATGCTTAGGGAGGCCCATTGACAACAGAGGTTATTTTTGTCCTAACGCAACACAGCGATTTCCTTCCCATAATCTTCTAAACAACGACGGCAAAAAAGCTCCCATTTCCGAGACAAAATCCTCAAAAATTAAGCTAAATTAAACTCTTCACTTACTTCTAGTGAAATGAAAACCTGTAATATCGAGTCCTAGTTTATTAATACCACAAACTGGTTGCTACATATTAAGATCTTGGCCTGAGATTAGATAACGACACAGTTTCGGTTTAAAGCAGGAGGGAGCAGCTACTCGCCGTCCTAAGAGCTTTACCAGCGCACTAGCTGCTAACAGCTAGCATCCTCTTCACAGTTGCTCGCTTACTCGTTTTTCTGGGCCGCTccacaacaagaaaaaacttcCAAGGACAACATTAAATATCTTGGGACACAAAGAAATCACAGCATGTAGACCAAAAGCGACAATGATATACtgaaatcatattttaaaataaataaataaaaaatgaaggcGAATACGTTACCATGTCAGTCGGCCTTTCTTGTTGACAAGTTCTGAGCTACTTCCGCATATTGCAGCTCATGACAGGAGGGGCGGGGCTTGTAAAGCACACGGAAGAGCagtttttctgtcattcataaaaatatacattaatttgtgttttaatcagcTGTTGATTATGAATATTAATATGGAAAAAGCTCAGCAATGTTGATGTATAAATAAGCGGCAGTAATGAAATCTAATGGGTGCAATGTCAATTTTTTAACACAAGATGTCAGTGATGGTTGGCATAAGTatcaaaacagcatttttacagcaggGGTCAACCCTGGGGTGTCTGACTGGTCCCCCAGGTGTTACAAGAATAGACAATGAAATTTTAACAAATATCAGAGTAAAGTGACCTTTACCTGGGTAAACTCAAAATGCCTAACTGCAACCAAATGCATAATGCAAGATATTGTACTGATGTTCTACAGCAAAACTACCATGTTCATGATCATTGTCACTCCCTCCGGGATAAACACCACGCCATAGTTCTTGTTCATAGATGGATTTATTTAAGTACACCTTAGCATGTATAAAGAAATCTACCGTCAAACTGTCAGCatacaaagataaaaattaCATATAACTTAGAGCATCATATTGTTCTATAAATGTACACAGTACACAGATCTAAATAAACATACCTTGCTGGCTGCACATACCCAAGAAGGAAAGAAGTagttcaaaaaagaaaaagaaaatcttatgACAGCACATATCTTCTTTCAGCATGAAAAAACAATTTTCTGTCTCATGCTTTAAGAGagcaattaaacaaaacaaaaatgatcaagGAATGTTTGGTTCCTACCAGATGTCATTACAAAAAATCAATTTCCATAATAAATCAGatcaataatacaaataaacaaaaagtataAATACAGACATATTTATGGCAGTTAAAACCATAATGCAGCACTCATCCAGCATCTCACCAACTGCCTACATAGGAGATAATTGTccaaactgtttacattttataaagaggatgtaaaagtcataaatCCAGCAGACAATTGAAgttaaaacaaccaaaaatacTGAAGAAACAGTGATAAAACTATCAGTTTGGCTCAAAGAAAGTTTTACTTGTTATCAATATCAAGTATAAGTGTTTGAGCAGCAGTGACTAAAGTCATTTAATACAGAATCATCCTCAATACACAACTGttgattaaaaatatacaactgattgtgtgtgtgttttttaaattattattattattgtttgtttgttttgttttttgttttttacattagatgaccACTTGAGTTGTAATACTCAgttcattatattttaaaatctagATCCCCATTTTGTAAAAGGTGTCATCTACGTATGCCACCTTTTTCCTGGTCTGCTGGTCTGAGCCCCATCTGATATTATCTGGGCACAGTCCTGGGGACTTAAAGAGTCAAGTACCTTTTTGTCTTTGTCCTCTTGTATAAGAATATGTGTCCCtgaaaaagacacacacacacacgaagatGTTAAATGGTCACAGACAGACATGAAATTACAACACAGATATAAGGCCACACATGAACCTAAGAATGGTAATTTTGTAAAACTGTATTTCCCAATGAGTAATTCTAAACTGTAGATGTTGGGAGTGAAACAAATAGATATGTAAAATCATTTGTGCTCATTTATGGAAATTCAGTAACAGTatcaacattttttaacttCCGCTTCTTAGTACACTTTACCAATTATGGGCTGCTTCCAGTTCACCAAAGCAAACAACCACTTTCACAATGATGTCATGGGACTTGCTTGTTGATAGCACCCAGCCTACATCTTTCTATATTTATGACATTTTCTATGAATAATTTGAAATCATTGCATAGACAGTATTTGTCTACCGGTGTGATATATCTTAAGGAAAGCTGAGACACTTACCAATATCATCTCATTTTCAAATGGCAAAATACtagagaaaattatttttaaaaaactgtgcTATCACTGTTATGATAGTGTTACCATACTATTGTGTGGGGAAGAGAGCTATTAAAGCCTTTTGCACATTAAGTCTGTGTTGGTTGTCCAATATTCTAGCATGTTCAAAAGTAAATACAATGTAAAAAATACCACCCCTTCCCCCCACATATGTAAAAATACATTACAGATGTGAAGTATACAAATTAGTGTACTCTGTGGCGTGAATCACTGAGCTTAATATGTGCTCAGACTTGGATTAtatttttgatgtttgtttgtttgtttgtttgttttaaatttctgtgATCAATATGAGACGCATTACACTCACAAAAATTTATAAACTGGccacaaacagacacaaaactCATTGTAGAGACAGGAAATTACacccaaaaaataaagaagttgcAAAATGATTAGAACCAGCTGCAATGAATGGAGActcaaaaacatcaaatattatTAGTGTAATTGGTGCTGATTTTATCTACTTTTAGGCTTCATCTTTGGTACTAATGAGAGTCCTTTGGTGCCCATGGgccctttgttttctttttgtttgtttgtttgtttttccccatTAGCTTCTTGATTGAAATATGATCCATAATGAAGAAAAGccattctaaaataaaattccagAGTTTCCACCAATGAAAAGGCTATTAGTCtaaatttaaatacatatcAATATTAACATCAAATTGTGATATCTTTCATAAGTACTCCTGCAGTCACCAGAGTAAACATTAAAGCTGTAAACATGGTTTATGTCCGCGCGCAGCGGTGAATAAAATGACGTGCGCACATGTGGAGGAGGACCTTCAGGAaaatctgtctctctgtctcctctctccccACGTCTTCAAACGCTGCACACAATCCAACCAAGGGACACGGAAGCTAAAATATGAAGTTACAGTTACTGTATGTTTACAGCGCTCTgtgagctgtttttgtttgtttttattcaggctTGACTCCAGTGGAGTCGCTTTTGTGCGGAGAAGGTGATCGGTGCGCCAAGTTTCCATGTGGAGACGGGAAAAAGTATAGTAGTATACTACTCTCtagtcattttgttttctttttcttttttttattctcttttctttcttattttattttatttttttttattatttttatttttttcgtCGTTGACTGTGAAGACGGATTTGCGCTGAGAATTTCTGAACTTTTTTGGGGAGGTGGTTTGCAGATACCAGAATGCTGCCGCAGCTGCTCAGCCTGGCCTGCGGTCTCTGCTGCTTTTACTTCAACTCCGTCACTGCAAATGTACTGCAAGCTGAGGTCAGTAACACTGGGGGTAAAAAGGacgtatttattttaaacactgtttattaatgtttcAGTCTATAATCATGACAACAACGAGCTTTAGTTTTATGATGTCACTCTGATTTGtgcatttctttcttcttgcaGCAAGGGATTTCCTTCAtacgttttttttcttccataaaTCCTGAAccattttcccccttttttaatttaaatatcatGAGCCTGCTTCTGTAGTTTGAGAAAGAGGAGGGGGTAATCCAGCCATGCAGGGGCATAGCACAGTTCAGAAACCTCAGCTGAGCTGCTTTGTTCCTAGAAAAAAAGGGGGTAGTGGTG includes these proteins:
- the lrp10 gene encoding low-density lipoprotein receptor-related protein 10; this translates as MTVSHKLCALLVFSITACSHFEPALSFAHCGHLPQVIDSKVGEIRSSAYHSWSYRFGSTYDCWVIKGSDKEPIVLSFSQFSARCKKEWVSIKSSTGGEPLVLCGSKLPQPLEFPGGNITVVHHFLPHLFPVSSFLLNYARDSGDCPQTSFKCLGGRCLPLSWRCNGQVECLGEGIGTDELGCDDDMDYIHPITEAVSSSDMNNDWNLGRPKVTEKTQSSVRPTDGYAYRDFWFPESEKDRTDQEQPVTQKKLTVTPTPIEWPCGGLLQTFYGTFSPPSSRGLRQFCVWTLDPQDSRPLRLDLQQLTLGSGDRLTIYNREEGKGDIIKNITSASNYKPVQVESHTGVLSLAYERLPGSMGSGFKATFHVGTYCPPWEGRCGGAAGGCFTQEQRCDGRWDCSETGKDEQGCGGCSQNQFACGVAGQRAAVSNHFAGRPLCYEVTKRCNYQLECADGSDERDCTVCQPGTFHCDSDRCVLESWRCDGQMDCKDGTDELNCTVMLPRKVITAATVGSLVCGLLLVIAMGCTCKLYSLRTREYSLFAPISRQEAELIQQQAPPSYGQLIAQGIIPPVEDFPTENASETSSLSLRGILQLLRQDAANSPHRRRRPRFVRRAVRRMRRWGLIPRPTSRPTQTSSSSQQQSNAAPAGQEASNSTPTSSSSAVEAVNQPVPQKLCLLAQTEQQQQETLPPLLPLPLPSVASPPPPPYVPPASPLDTPQTPPVAIPPSSPSLASIFHTLGLSISLFRASPSSSSTNSMPLSASPSFSSSSSSSDDEVLLIPLSEDTTSEDDVPLLT